The segment TTTGAGCAATGGGGCACGCTTACAGACTGCGTGGTGAGTGCTGAGGCCCGGGAAGTGGCTGTACATCCTGAGAAAAATTCACACGTGGGGGTGGGGGGTATCTTTAAAATGTGCTTTTGTTGGAAATAACTTCCTCTTAAATTGGTTAGTGCAAGAAGCTCAGTGGCCCATCATCTGCTTTTGTACTTGCAAGAGACTTTTGTGCCTTTTATTGCCTTTACTGCTTACTAACATGTTGTCTCTGCTCCCTTAATGTCTCAGGTGATGAGGGATCCAAATACCAAACGTTCCAGGGGCTTTGGTTTTGTTACCTATGCCACAGTGGAAGAGGTAGATGCAGCCATGAATGCTAGACCTCACAAAGTTGATGGCAGAGTTGTTGAACCAAAGAGAGCTGTATCTAGAGAGGTATGTTCCTTCATCTTTTTGGAAGTAACGATTTATAATACAGGTTGGGTTAGTCCTTTAAGGCTTCTGCGACCTCGAGATTGTGAGTTTCCTAGCCATTTCCACCGATTGTTTTTCGTCTTGTCTAGGACTCTCAAAGGCCAGGAGCCCACTTAACTGTGAAAAAGATCTTTGTGGGTGGCATTAAGGAAGACACTGAGGAGCATCACTTACGAGACTATTTTGAACAGTATGGAAAAATTGAAGTAATTGAAATCATGACTGACCGAGGCAGTGGCAAAAAAAGAGGCTTTGCTTTTGTTACTTTTGATGACCATGATTCTGTGGATAAGATTGTCAGTGAGTATCACAAATGGTATTGGAAGTAACCAAGCTTTGTAAATCTTCTTTGTTGAGATTTACCGGCAGTTAGGTGTTTctaattggagatttttttcctagttcaAAAATACCATACTGTGAATGGCCACAACTGTGAAGTAAGGAAAGCTTTGTCTAAGCAAGAAATGGCCAGCGCTTCATCTAGTCAGAGAGGTAAGTTTTCTATACCACTGGTTTGGTTGCCATCTTGTGCTTATTGTCTCCAGTTTTTTAAGGGTggtctttttgtgtgtgtgcgcgtaGGTCGAAGTGGTTCTGGGAACTTTGGTGGTGGCCGAGGGGGTGGCTTCGGTGGAAATGACAACTTTGGCCGTGGTGGGAACTTCAGTGGTCGTGGTATGTATTTTCACAGTAAGCAAGCAGCAgtacttttaattttgtttgggcCTTCTGTTAAAGCTTTTAGGTATTCATGTGGAAAAGAGAAACTTTGCTGCTTCCTCTCCAGTCTAGTGACCATCCTTACTATTTCTTTCTGGACTTTTGTCAGGACTTTGCTGCCTGTTTGGTAGCATTCCTCTGATTTATTACCATTTTGGACTGTTGGCTTCAGGCAGATAGTTTGGTCACCAGTGGTTTGGATATGGTGTTATTCTTGATTTGGTACCTAAGTTGGTTATAGTAAAGGTAACTTGGCTGGATGAGGATGactaggtttttgttttgttttgtttt is part of the Notamacropus eugenii isolate mMacEug1 chromosome 3, mMacEug1.pri_v2, whole genome shotgun sequence genome and harbors:
- the HNRNPA1 gene encoding heterogeneous nuclear ribonucleoprotein A1 isoform X1, producing the protein MSKSESPKEPEQLRKLFIGGLSFETTDESLRSHFEQWGTLTDCVVMRDPNTKRSRGFGFVTYATVEEVDAAMNARPHKVDGRVVEPKRAVSREDSQRPGAHLTVKKIFVGGIKEDTEEHHLRDYFEQYGKIEVIEIMTDRGSGKKRGFAFVTFDDHDSVDKIVIQKYHTVNGHNCEVRKALSKQEMASASSSQRGRSGSGNFGGGRGGGFGGNDNFGRGGNFSGRGGFGGSRGGGGYGGSGDGYNGFGNDGGYGGGGPGYSGGNRGYGSGGQGYGNQGSGYGGSGSYDSYNNGGGGGGFGGGSGSNFGGGGSYNDFGNYNNQSSNFGPMKGGNFGGRSSGPYGGGQYFAKPRNQGGYGGSSSSSSYGSGRRF
- the HNRNPA1 gene encoding heterogeneous nuclear ribonucleoprotein A1 isoform X2 — its product is MSKSESPKEPEQLRKLFIGGLSFETTDESLRSHFEQWGTLTDCVVMRDPNTKRSRGFGFVTYATVEEVDAAMNARPHKVDGRVVEPKRAVSREDSQRPGAHLTVKKIFVGGIKEDTEEHHLRDYFEQYGKIEVIEIMTDRGSGKKRGFAFVTFDDHDSVDKIVIQKYHTVNGHNCEVRKALSKQEMASASSSQRGRSGSGNFGGGRGGGFGGNDNFGRGGNFSGRGGFGGSRGGGGYGGSGDGYNGFGNDGSNFGGGGSYNDFGNYNNQSSNFGPMKGGNFGGRSSGPYGGGQYFAKPRNQGGYGGSSSSSSYGSGRRF